One window of Candidatus Saganbacteria bacterium genomic DNA carries:
- a CDS encoding radical SAM protein, whose translation MIDITKLYCDRETENDALRYGEGKGATKTALERRPVVVWNSTRSCNLRCIHCYTDSENKKYSDELTTSEAKAMIDDLSEFKIPALLFSGGEPLVRADVLELAQYARDKGIRPTLSTNGNLINNEMAKKIKDSGFTYVGISLDGLEEVNDKFRGVKGAFARSLQGFRNLKEVGQKVGLRMTLTKHNTKDLDRIFDFIKKEEIDRVCFYHLVYSGRGRGISDDDLSHKDSRKALDTIMKRTKEFYQRGIPLDVLTVDNHADGIYLYLKLLEDDPYRAEKVMKLLKWNGGGRWSSGVGIGDIDFKGDVHADQFWSHYSFGNVKKRKFSDIWMDTSDPLMAGLKDRLPLLEGRCGKCKWQEACGGALRVRADLVYHNPWAEDPGCYLTDEEIGIA comes from the coding sequence ATGATAGATATCACAAAATTATACTGCGACAGAGAAACGGAGAACGACGCCCTAAGATATGGAGAGGGAAAAGGTGCTACAAAGACCGCTTTGGAGCGACGACCTGTTGTTGTTTGGAATTCGACAAGGTCTTGCAATCTTCGATGCATCCACTGCTATACGGATTCCGAGAATAAAAAATATTCTGATGAACTCACTACCTCGGAAGCCAAGGCCATGATCGATGATCTTTCTGAATTTAAAATTCCAGCTTTGCTTTTTTCCGGCGGAGAACCTCTTGTCCGTGCGGATGTTTTAGAGCTTGCACAATATGCCAGGGACAAAGGCATTCGTCCAACACTTTCGACCAACGGGAATTTAATAAACAATGAAATGGCCAAGAAAATAAAAGATTCCGGCTTTACCTATGTTGGAATTTCTTTGGATGGGCTTGAAGAAGTGAACGATAAATTTAGGGGAGTCAAAGGCGCCTTTGCCCGCTCCCTCCAAGGCTTCCGCAATTTAAAAGAAGTTGGCCAAAAAGTCGGCCTTCGAATGACCCTGACCAAACATAATACAAAGGACCTTGATCGAATTTTTGATTTTATCAAGAAAGAAGAAATTGACAGGGTATGTTTTTATCATTTGGTATATTCGGGCCGAGGGCGCGGGATATCCGATGATGATCTAAGCCATAAAGATTCCAGAAAAGCGCTTGATACTATAATGAAGAGGACAAAAGAATTTTATCAGCGCGGAATTCCTTTGGATGTATTGACCGTGGATAACCATGCGGACGGAATTTATCTATATCTTAAACTTCTTGAAGATGACCCATATCGTGCAGAGAAAGTCATGAAGCTCCTCAAATGGAACGGGGGAGGCCGATGGAGCTCGGGAGTTGGCATTGGTGATATAGATTTTAAAGGTGATGTTCATGCAGACCAATTTTGGTCCCACTATTCTTTTGGAAACGTTAAAAAGAGAAAATTTTCAGATATTTGGATGGATACAAGCGATCCATTGATGGCAGGGCTTAAAGATAGGCTTCCACTTCTTGAAGGCCGTTGTGGTAAATGCAAATGGCAGGAAGCTTGCGGAGGAGCTCTGAGAGTTAGGGCCGACCTTGTGTACCACAATCCATGGGCGGAAGATCCAGGATGTTATCTAACTGATGAGGAGATCGGCATTGCATAA
- the cobA gene encoding uroporphyrinogen-III C-methyltransferase has protein sequence MMKGKVYLIGAGPGDPGLFTVKGIEALGKCDVVIYDYLVNPSLLRYVKDDAELICGDKKGTRTKDGFIINQNTINDLIIRFAKQGKNVARLKSGDPFVFGRGGEEAELCVKNKIQFEIVPGITAAMGLAYAGFPLTHRKYASSVSLITGHEDPTKEITSIDWKNLSYMGTLVFYMGVENLSKIIAKLVENGIDKNTKVALVEWVTFGKQRTIVGDIRDIVNKAKKAKVEAPALIVVGNVINLRKELNWFEKKPLFGKTVLVTRTSAQAGSLSSKLLNLGAYVVEFPTIDIKPIKDLSKLDQAISDLKSYDWLIFTSTNGVDHFFKRIIEKKLDAKVLAHIKIGAIGPATSKQLSRYNIKADYVPKVFVGEGVVAGFPGSLKNKNVLIPRAQVARDVIEVSMEKKGAKVDIVPVYRTVSAKPKAWTPFMVEQMLKDEKIDIITFTSSSTVDNFFKIIDKRKVKKVKLASIGPITSKTIRSKGLKVGVQAKVFTIDGLIRSIS, from the coding sequence TTGATGAAGGGCAAAGTCTATCTTATAGGAGCAGGCCCCGGTGATCCCGGATTGTTTACTGTTAAAGGAATTGAAGCGCTTGGTAAGTGTGATGTCGTGATATACGACTATCTTGTCAACCCATCTCTATTAAGATATGTAAAAGATGATGCCGAATTGATCTGCGGGGATAAAAAAGGAACCAGGACAAAAGACGGTTTTATAATTAATCAAAACACTATTAACGATCTTATAATTCGTTTTGCTAAACAAGGAAAGAATGTCGCACGGCTCAAGAGCGGAGACCCTTTTGTTTTTGGCCGGGGCGGGGAAGAAGCCGAGCTCTGTGTTAAAAATAAGATCCAATTCGAAATTGTGCCGGGAATAACCGCGGCAATGGGACTCGCATACGCTGGATTCCCTTTAACGCACAGAAAGTATGCGTCATCAGTTAGTCTTATAACAGGGCACGAAGACCCAACCAAGGAAATTACATCGATCGATTGGAAGAATTTATCTTATATGGGCACTTTGGTTTTCTATATGGGAGTTGAAAATCTTTCCAAGATAATTGCAAAGCTTGTTGAAAATGGAATTGATAAAAATACCAAAGTCGCTCTTGTCGAGTGGGTAACATTCGGTAAACAGCGAACGATCGTTGGCGATATTAGAGACATCGTAAACAAAGCCAAAAAGGCGAAAGTCGAAGCACCTGCATTGATCGTCGTGGGCAACGTAATAAATCTTCGAAAAGAATTGAATTGGTTTGAAAAGAAACCGCTTTTCGGCAAGACGGTCCTAGTAACAAGGACTTCAGCACAAGCCGGATCTCTTTCATCAAAATTACTTAATCTTGGTGCTTATGTTGTCGAATTCCCGACAATTGATATCAAGCCTATTAAAGATCTATCAAAGCTTGATCAAGCGATCAGTGATCTTAAATCTTACGATTGGCTGATCTTTACCTCTACAAACGGGGTCGACCATTTCTTCAAGAGAATAATTGAAAAAAAGCTAGATGCAAAAGTTTTGGCCCATATAAAAATTGGCGCCATCGGACCTGCAACTTCTAAGCAATTGAGCCGATATAATATTAAGGCCGATTATGTGCCGAAAGTATTTGTCGGAGAAGGCGTTGTCGCCGGATTTCCTGGATCTTTGAAAAACAAAAATGTGTTGATACCGAGAGCCCAAGTTGCTCGCGATGTTATCGAAGTTTCGATGGAAAAAAAAGGAGCAAAAGTCGATATTGTTCCGGTTTATAGGACAGTTTCCGCAAAACCTAAAGCTTGGACGCCATTTATGGTAGAGCAAATGCTAAAAGATGAAAAGATCGACATCATTACTTTTACAAGTTCATCGACTGTCGATAATTTTTTTAAGATCATTGATAAAAGAAAAGTAAAAAAGGTCAAATTGGCATCGATCGGGCCAATTACTTCAAAAACCATACGATCGAAGGGATTAAAAGTGGGGGTTCAGGCGAAAGTTTTTACGATAGACGGGTTAATTAGGTCAATATCATGA
- the hemC gene encoding hydroxymethylbilane synthase yields MAKKISIGTRGSRLAIAQSSIVADELSKKFKYIKFELKIIKTKGDMILNVPLSKIGGKGLFVKEIEQALLKHKIDLAVHSLKDLPTDTPKKLMIAAVTKREDPRDVIISRGTGQGARIKKIGTSSLRRKAQLLAKWPDLDVVDIRGNLDTRIRKMDELGLDAIVVAYAGIKRLKLEVGSWKFRIAKIPFSWMLPASGQGAVAIECRSDDEETIGLLKKLNHPLTEITTRAERALLFALGGGCQVPIGAFAVVRGNKIILDGVVAKTDGKKVIRAKLSGPKNDPEKIGTRLAAKLIKMGANKILGTCE; encoded by the coding sequence ATGGCAAAAAAGATCTCGATCGGAACACGCGGAAGCCGTCTTGCAATAGCTCAATCGAGCATCGTTGCTGATGAACTATCCAAAAAATTCAAGTATATCAAATTTGAGCTTAAGATTATTAAGACTAAAGGGGATATGATCCTTAATGTGCCTCTGTCAAAGATCGGAGGAAAGGGATTATTCGTGAAAGAGATCGAACAGGCTTTATTGAAGCATAAGATCGATCTTGCAGTTCATAGTTTGAAAGATCTTCCAACAGATACGCCGAAAAAACTTATGATCGCGGCGGTGACTAAGAGAGAGGATCCTAGGGACGTTATTATTTCGAGGGGCACGGGGCAAGGGGCAAGGATCAAAAAAATCGGAACAAGCAGTTTGCGAAGAAAAGCGCAACTGCTTGCCAAATGGCCGGATCTGGATGTTGTAGATATCAGAGGCAATCTTGATACAAGAATAAGAAAGATGGACGAGCTTGGTCTTGATGCGATCGTTGTAGCGTATGCTGGAATTAAAAGATTAAAATTGGAAGTTGGAAGTTGGAAGTTTCGAATTGCGAAAATTCCGTTTTCGTGGATGTTACCTGCTTCTGGACAGGGAGCCGTTGCAATAGAGTGCAGAAGCGATGACGAGGAAACGATCGGATTGCTTAAGAAACTGAATCATCCGTTAACTGAAATAACCACTCGCGCAGAACGCGCGTTGCTTTTTGCACTAGGCGGCGGATGCCAGGTTCCAATTGGCGCATTCGCTGTTGTTCGAGGCAATAAAATAATCTTGGATGGTGTTGTTGCAAAAACAGATGGTAAGAAAGTTATTCGAGCTAAGTTGTCCGGACCAAAGAATGATCCTGAAAAGATCGGGACAAGACTAGCTGCAAAGCTAATTAAAATGGGAGCTAATAAGATTTTGGGAACCTGCGAATGA
- a CDS encoding glutamyl-tRNA reductase → MQLRVVGLNHKTAPVEVREKIAIPSNRLKEAMTYFQNAAEVKGNGIVIISTCNRTELYSVGHDFDALIVFIENYFKIWFSEIEKYIYKYSGPKAIEHLMRVASGLDSMIVGEGQVLGQVKDSYQAALELKTTNSLLSTVFNRAINSGKRSRTETQITRGAVSVGSAAVELARKIFGDLELRQVLIIGAGKMSEVAASLLKSKVVFVANRTYSRAEELAKKIGGNAVKFDELDKYLETCDIVISSTGSSHYIINRTRIQNVLHKRGNNPLFLIDIAVPRDIDPQIGELSSVYLYDIDDLNSIAAENLRARQSEIPKVEMIISEEKENVIKWQKRSRSEHAEAVLQ, encoded by the coding sequence GTGCAGCTTAGGGTTGTCGGTTTGAACCACAAGACAGCTCCCGTAGAAGTACGCGAAAAAATCGCAATACCTTCAAACCGCTTGAAAGAAGCGATGACTTATTTTCAAAATGCCGCCGAGGTCAAAGGAAATGGAATTGTCATAATTTCCACCTGCAATAGGACGGAGCTCTACTCTGTGGGGCATGATTTTGATGCTTTGATAGTATTTATCGAAAATTATTTTAAGATATGGTTTTCGGAGATCGAAAAATATATTTATAAATATTCGGGGCCAAAGGCGATAGAACATTTAATGCGCGTCGCATCGGGACTTGATTCAATGATAGTTGGCGAGGGCCAGGTCTTGGGCCAAGTGAAAGATTCGTATCAAGCGGCATTGGAGCTAAAAACTACTAATTCTCTTTTAAGCACCGTCTTTAATCGCGCGATAAATTCAGGGAAACGGAGCCGCACAGAAACACAGATCACAAGAGGCGCCGTATCGGTCGGGTCCGCGGCGGTTGAGCTTGCCCGCAAGATATTTGGAGACTTGGAATTAAGACAGGTACTGATTATCGGCGCAGGGAAGATGAGCGAGGTAGCGGCATCGCTTCTGAAATCTAAAGTCGTTTTTGTGGCCAACAGGACATATTCTAGGGCGGAAGAATTGGCAAAAAAGATCGGCGGCAATGCGGTAAAATTCGACGAACTAGATAAATATTTGGAGACATGCGATATCGTCATTTCTTCAACCGGTTCATCCCATTACATAATAAACAGGACGCGAATCCAAAATGTATTGCATAAAAGAGGGAACAATCCTTTGTTTTTAATTGATATCGCGGTACCACGAGATATAGATCCGCAAATAGGGGAGTTGTCTTCCGTGTATCTGTATGATATTGATGATTTGAATTCTATCGCCGCCGAAAACCTTAGGGCGCGCCAATCCGAGATACCGAAAGTCGAAATGATAATTTCAGAAGAAAAAGAGAACGTAATAAAATGGCAAAAAAGATCTCGATCGGAACACGCGGAAGCCGTCTTGCAATAG
- a CDS encoding bifunctional precorrin-2 dehydrogenase/sirohydrochlorin ferrochelatase, translating into MPKSYYPINLDIENKLCVVIGGGDVAERKVKTLLQFGGKVSVISPRFMPGLMLLSKAKKIKLIKQKYNKGGIKGAILVIAATNNRKLNRAIYKDATKAHILVNIVDNPKLCSFIAPAIVKRGSLVVSISTSGQAPAFAKALRIKLEDIIPPQFAKLTEELGNLRRKKRAA; encoded by the coding sequence ATGCCTAAAAGCTACTATCCCATCAACTTGGATATTGAAAATAAGTTGTGTGTTGTCATTGGGGGAGGCGATGTCGCCGAACGCAAAGTCAAAACCCTGCTTCAATTTGGAGGCAAAGTTTCAGTTATTTCTCCGAGATTCATGCCGGGCCTTATGCTTCTGTCCAAAGCTAAAAAAATTAAACTTATTAAACAAAAATATAATAAGGGCGGCATAAAAGGCGCGATACTTGTAATTGCCGCGACAAATAACCGAAAATTGAATCGTGCTATTTACAAGGATGCAACAAAAGCCCATATATTAGTTAATATCGTCGATAACCCAAAGCTTTGTTCATTTATTGCTCCCGCTATCGTCAAGAGAGGGTCTTTGGTCGTATCAATTTCCACATCAGGGCAGGCACCTGCTTTTGCGAAAGCTTTGAGAATTAAATTAGAGGATATTATCCCTCCACAGTTCGCTAAATTAACAGAAGAACTCGGGAATTTAAGGAGAAAAAAACGTGCAGCTTAG
- a CDS encoding ammonia-forming cytochrome c nitrite reductase subunit c552 → MRKIFSVVILVLAAFCFPALSQEAIDQKSCFTCHSEIKNLWSQGKHKTAGLPCADCHGNLQKHLVASGNKPETKLDPNNCGRCHANQFESFFKVNLKKTARDEKSQLTGRAPNPFWDKLMMGHGFTKEHNSPRSHAYMLIDHLVVDRSYGGRFQPKDGFQYVTAKTPVKTWDLLENKYPGTSENKAFLPETAPAANPTCLQCKTSDSILKWKYMGEKDPRAKWDRTSNVVEYAQDLQNVVGCIQCHDPHATKPRIVRDALIQALTRKEKDTLWHKDEGKTGIKVVDFRDFRKIAILDKYDAKLQCGQCHVEYNCNPGIDLKSGGKVGFEDIRTNHFPLKDVFNIYEHYNKLGFRDFMHTLTGGLLFKAQHPETEVFWNSRHDKAGVNCNDCHMPRVKGKNGQEFTSHWQTSPRNYIKETCLKCHSEWTPQEAVYAIDSIKNHVRGKMRKAEFWLGNLIDKIVEAKKINVDAETIAKAQEQHQKAHILWEWWTAENSDGFHNPDQAKASLTKSVEEAKKGIELLNKAMAR, encoded by the coding sequence ATGAGAAAAATATTCTCGGTAGTTATTCTCGTTTTGGCGGCATTTTGTTTTCCGGCGTTGAGCCAGGAGGCGATCGATCAGAAAAGTTGTTTTACCTGCCACAGCGAAATCAAAAATCTATGGAGCCAAGGGAAACATAAAACTGCCGGGCTTCCCTGTGCCGACTGCCATGGTAATTTACAAAAGCATCTGGTCGCGTCCGGGAACAAGCCGGAGACAAAACTTGATCCGAACAATTGCGGCCGCTGCCATGCCAACCAGTTTGAGAGTTTCTTTAAGGTCAATCTAAAAAAAACAGCGCGTGATGAAAAGTCTCAGCTGACCGGGCGGGCGCCTAATCCATTTTGGGATAAATTGATGATGGGGCATGGCTTTACCAAAGAGCATAATTCGCCGCGCAGCCATGCGTACATGCTGATAGACCACCTGGTTGTAGACAGGTCTTATGGAGGGCGGTTCCAGCCAAAGGATGGTTTTCAATATGTGACGGCCAAAACGCCGGTCAAGACCTGGGACCTGCTCGAAAATAAGTATCCCGGCACCAGCGAGAATAAAGCCTTCTTGCCGGAAACAGCGCCTGCGGCCAACCCAACCTGTTTGCAGTGCAAAACTTCGGACAGCATTTTGAAATGGAAATATATGGGAGAGAAAGACCCGCGGGCAAAATGGGATCGAACGTCGAATGTTGTTGAGTACGCGCAGGATCTGCAAAATGTGGTCGGCTGCATTCAGTGCCACGATCCCCACGCGACCAAGCCGCGGATCGTCCGCGATGCCTTGATCCAGGCGTTGACCAGAAAAGAGAAGGATACTCTCTGGCATAAAGATGAGGGGAAAACGGGAATAAAAGTCGTCGATTTCCGTGATTTCAGAAAGATAGCCATCCTGGATAAATACGACGCAAAACTGCAATGCGGGCAGTGCCACGTGGAATATAACTGCAATCCCGGGATCGATCTTAAAAGCGGTGGGAAAGTCGGTTTTGAAGATATCCGTACGAACCATTTTCCGCTCAAGGATGTCTTCAATATCTACGAACATTATAATAAACTTGGGTTCCGTGATTTTATGCATACTTTGACCGGCGGGCTTTTGTTCAAGGCGCAACATCCGGAGACGGAAGTTTTCTGGAATTCCCGGCATGACAAAGCCGGTGTCAATTGTAATGATTGCCATATGCCGCGGGTTAAAGGGAAAAACGGCCAGGAATTCACTTCACACTGGCAGACCAGCCCGCGCAATTACATTAAAGAAACCTGTTTGAAATGCCATTCGGAGTGGACGCCGCAGGAAGCAGTCTATGCCATTGATTCGATCAAAAATCATGTCAGAGGAAAAATGCGTAAAGCCGAGTTCTGGCTGGGAAATTTGATCGATAAGATTGTTGAAGCAAAGAAGATAAATGTCGACGCTGAAACGATCGCCAAAGCGCAGGAGCAGCACCAGAAAGCCCACATCCTTTGGGAATGGTGGACAGCCGAGAATTCTGACGGCTTCCACAATCCTGATCAAGCTAAAGCTTCGCTGACCAAGTCAGTTGAGGAAGCAAAAAAGGGGATCGAGCTGCTCAATAAAGCAATGGCGCGCTGA
- a CDS encoding ferredoxin family protein, producing MNLEDKLFLDRYVVDKNPHLKIKDPSKCTMCEKKACLYTCPAQVYKLEEGKVSVSYEGCLECGTCRIICSENLEWKYPRGGFGIAYKFG from the coding sequence ATGAATCTCGAAGATAAATTATTCTTAGACAGGTACGTAGTTGATAAAAATCCGCATTTGAAAATAAAGGATCCTTCAAAATGCACGATGTGCGAAAAGAAAGCTTGCCTCTACACTTGCCCCGCGCAGGTTTATAAGCTTGAAGAAGGAAAAGTTTCCGTATCATACGAAGGGTGCCTCGAATGCGGGACATGCCGCATTATTTGCAGTGAAAATTTGGAGTGGAAATACCCTCGCGGCGGCTTCGGGATCGCTTATAAATTCGGTTGA
- a CDS encoding putative DNA binding domain-containing protein, with amino-acid sequence MEKTEENIRFDPEKEKLAWLDERRIFRMEGFWVRRKFCEIKPIKMHKKELLAIIKSGESSRVEFKSSLANLDRLGEIACSFANSKGGVILIGVSDDRQIVGIDVGRQTVERTVDVIVDNSDPKIYPEVTPIVIGAKHIIAIKVNESHDKPHLFQGRAFIRLGKNAKPMSRNEYERLLIKRSRIDVQYDREECAGAKLNDIDWLKVKWFKSVYKNFSGKSVSSSDQKLLEGLGCVKNNRVLNGGMLLFGKQPDKFISQNQITIVRYPGENVSDRYLDIKDFYGNLFDLIDKADDYIKEHIQISSHLVPGQIPREEIPEYPFYAIRELIVNAVAHRDYFISGSRIIIKMFKGRIEYSSPGGQRIGRDDRANG; translated from the coding sequence ATGGAAAAAACAGAAGAAAATATTCGCTTCGACCCTGAAAAAGAGAAGCTTGCTTGGCTTGATGAAAGACGCATTTTCCGCATGGAGGGCTTTTGGGTAAGAAGAAAATTCTGTGAGATAAAACCAATTAAAATGCATAAGAAAGAATTATTGGCAATTATTAAGTCCGGTGAAAGTTCAAGAGTAGAATTCAAGTCGTCCTTAGCTAATCTTGATAGGTTGGGGGAAATCGCTTGTTCTTTCGCTAATTCCAAGGGGGGCGTCATTTTAATCGGCGTTTCTGATGACAGGCAAATCGTTGGGATTGATGTGGGGAGGCAAACCGTTGAACGGACAGTCGATGTTATTGTTGATAACTCTGACCCTAAAATATATCCCGAAGTAACCCCGATAGTTATCGGAGCCAAGCATATCATTGCTATTAAAGTCAATGAAAGCCATGACAAGCCTCATCTCTTTCAGGGGCGGGCGTTTATCCGCCTCGGTAAGAACGCCAAACCGATGAGCCGCAATGAGTATGAGCGGTTATTGATCAAAAGGAGCCGGATCGATGTTCAATACGATAGGGAAGAGTGTGCCGGCGCTAAATTGAATGATATCGATTGGCTTAAGGTTAAATGGTTTAAATCCGTTTATAAGAATTTTTCCGGGAAGTCCGTTTCATCCTCCGATCAAAAACTGCTGGAGGGTCTGGGTTGCGTTAAAAATAATCGAGTGCTAAACGGGGGAATGTTATTATTCGGCAAACAACCCGATAAATTTATTTCCCAGAATCAGATTACGATTGTCAGATACCCGGGGGAAAATGTTTCAGATCGTTACCTCGATATCAAGGACTTTTACGGCAATTTATTCGATCTGATAGATAAAGCCGATGACTATATCAAGGAACATATTCAGATATCTTCCCACCTTGTCCCTGGGCAGATCCCTCGCGAAGAGATCCCCGAATACCCTTTTTACGCCATCCGCGAACTAATAGTCAATGCGGTCGCGCATCGGGATTATTTTATTTCCGGCAGCAGGATAATCATCAAGATGTTCAAGGGTCGGATCGAATATAGCAGCCCCGGCGGACAAAGGATTGGTAGAGATGATCGGGCGAACGGGTAG
- a CDS encoding FAD-dependent monooxygenase — METNHFDAIIVGAGPAGTSTAIVLADAGLKVALIERGEFPGSKNVMGGQIYSRTVNEIIPEFWKDAPLERCITEKRIWLLTKDSKVSFSHKNPKFGVAPYNSFTVLRAKFDKWFVGKAIGKGVFYIPETLVEDAIRDDKKRIIGVKTGRADGDLFAPVVVAADGVNSLLSKAAGFHREIGPENVALAVKEIIAMPETRIKDLFDLEGDQGLTIEIAGAITKGMVGVGFIYTNKNTISVGVGCIVSDWVNYKISPYDLIEEMKHHPVVKPLVSGGQIREYLAHLIPEGGFNAIPPLYSDGFLVVGDAGMMVNGLHQEGSNLAMTSGRLAAKAIIEAHKKGDFSARQLSSYKRSLDNSYVMADLKKYRNSYAYLEGNRQLLTTYPEIINDAATEFLTVDGVSKWKKQKKIFASTLKKRSLLGLMKDAFSAWRAFG; from the coding sequence ATGGAAACTAATCATTTTGACGCAATAATAGTCGGGGCAGGGCCTGCGGGAACGTCTACTGCGATAGTATTGGCCGACGCGGGGCTCAAGGTCGCGTTGATTGAGCGCGGGGAATTCCCGGGTTCAAAAAATGTTATGGGCGGGCAGATATACAGCAGGACGGTCAACGAAATTATCCCCGAATTCTGGAAAGATGCACCGTTAGAGCGATGTATAACCGAAAAAAGAATTTGGCTTTTGACTAAAGATTCCAAAGTATCGTTCTCGCATAAAAATCCGAAGTTCGGGGTTGCGCCTTACAATAGTTTTACTGTATTGCGAGCCAAGTTCGACAAATGGTTCGTCGGGAAAGCGATCGGAAAAGGCGTTTTTTACATTCCTGAAACTTTGGTTGAAGATGCCATAAGAGACGATAAGAAGAGGATAATTGGTGTGAAAACCGGAAGGGCGGATGGAGATCTTTTTGCGCCAGTCGTAGTCGCTGCTGACGGTGTGAATTCACTTTTGTCAAAAGCGGCCGGATTCCACCGCGAAATTGGGCCAGAAAATGTGGCTTTGGCTGTTAAAGAAATTATTGCAATGCCGGAAACACGCATTAAAGATCTTTTTGATCTTGAAGGCGATCAAGGTCTTACGATCGAGATCGCAGGAGCTATAACCAAAGGAATGGTTGGTGTTGGTTTTATCTACACAAATAAAAATACGATTTCGGTAGGTGTCGGGTGTATAGTTTCCGACTGGGTTAATTACAAAATAAGTCCTTATGACTTGATCGAAGAGATGAAGCACCATCCTGTTGTAAAACCCCTGGTTTCCGGAGGGCAGATTCGGGAATACTTGGCGCATTTGATCCCGGAAGGCGGTTTTAACGCTATTCCTCCATTATATAGCGATGGCTTTCTTGTTGTTGGCGATGCCGGTATGATGGTTAACGGCCTTCACCAAGAAGGATCGAATTTGGCGATGACTTCCGGGCGTCTCGCTGCAAAGGCTATTATTGAAGCCCATAAAAAAGGCGACTTTTCGGCGAGACAGCTTTCTTCCTATAAAAGATCTTTGGATAATAGCTATGTTATGGCCGATCTAAAAAAATATCGCAATAGTTACGCATATCTTGAAGGAAACCGGCAGCTTTTAACGACTTATCCCGAGATCATAAATGATGCCGCGACCGAATTTTTAACTGTCGACGGCGTATCGAAATGGAAAAAACAGAAGAAAATATTCGCTTCGACCCTGAAAAAGAGAAGCTTGCTTGGCTTGATGAAAGACGCATTTTCCGCATGGAGGGCTTTTGGGTAA
- a CDS encoding electron transfer flavoprotein subunit alpha/FixB family protein: MSDLDQYRGVSVFIEQSQGKIASVAFELLGEGRKLADKLGVPLYGYLLGDQVLNLATDIIAHGADIVYVVNDPKLKDYLTGAYAQGVLQLVQKYKPEILLLGATTMGRDLGGAVATHLKTGLTADCTALDIEEGSRNLKQTRPAFGGNIMATILTRNNRPQMSTVRPRVMRAIEKDQDRKGQVITEKVNIENILARVVSFACQVKTEAPIEDAEIIVSGGAGVGGSKNFAVLKELADLLGGVIAGSRKAADAGWVPMSLQVGQTGKTVRPKIYFACGISGAIQHLVGMQTSDVIVSINKDKDAPIHKIATYPIVGDLFEVVPMFTKMFKERLK; encoded by the coding sequence ATGTCTGACTTGGACCAATATCGCGGAGTATCCGTATTTATCGAGCAATCGCAAGGAAAGATCGCTTCAGTTGCATTTGAACTTCTTGGAGAAGGACGAAAGCTTGCCGATAAATTAGGCGTTCCTCTTTATGGATATTTACTCGGTGATCAGGTATTAAATTTAGCCACAGATATTATTGCGCATGGCGCCGATATTGTTTATGTTGTCAATGATCCAAAACTTAAAGATTATTTGACGGGAGCTTATGCGCAAGGGGTTCTCCAATTGGTTCAAAAATATAAACCTGAAATATTGCTTTTGGGCGCGACCACTATGGGAAGAGATCTTGGCGGAGCAGTTGCCACGCATTTAAAAACGGGGCTCACAGCCGACTGTACTGCCCTGGATATTGAAGAAGGATCCCGAAACCTAAAACAAACACGCCCCGCATTTGGCGGGAATATTATGGCTACAATCTTGACCCGGAACAATCGGCCGCAAATGTCGACAGTAAGGCCCAGGGTCATGAGAGCGATCGAAAAAGATCAAGATCGTAAAGGCCAAGTAATAACCGAAAAAGTTAATATAGAAAATATTTTGGCAAGGGTTGTAAGTTTTGCCTGCCAAGTAAAAACAGAAGCTCCGATCGAAGATGCGGAAATAATAGTCTCGGGTGGAGCGGGAGTTGGCGGCTCTAAAAACTTCGCAGTTCTTAAGGAATTAGCCGATCTATTAGGCGGAGTAATTGCAGGATCTCGAAAAGCTGCGGATGCAGGCTGGGTTCCAATGAGCTTGCAAGTAGGGCAGACCGGTAAAACTGTAAGGCCTAAAATATATTTTGCTTGCGGCATATCGGGCGCTATTCAGCATCTTGTCGGAATGCAGACATCGGATGTAATAGTTTCGATAAATAAAGACAAAGACGCCCCGATCCATAAAATAGCGACATATCCTATCGTCGGCGACTTGTTCGAAGTAGTCCCGATGTTCACTAAAATGTTCAAGGAGAGATTGAAGTGA